One Zeugodacus cucurbitae isolate PBARC_wt_2022May chromosome 3, idZeuCucr1.2, whole genome shotgun sequence genomic region harbors:
- the LOC105219258 gene encoding homeotic protein caudal isoform X4, translating to MVSYYNPMTYSQKHNSTTLNYPPAQPWQWTANYPTSANHQLLNEMESSHNHHQVYYNTHHMFHPTGSSTTEWHSPLSATDNLLQSTNVQQIINESNDGTAIGNSASSCRSTNSSGPSTIELAAINESRRSINDHHIADGVPSPSLVTSGSNASSPEVSLSTSSVQNPSNNAVTGIVNSAYNNHTSPVKTQYYEWMKKPSYPTQPAPVWLSASLI from the coding sequence atggtttCATACTACAATCCAATGACTTATTCTCAGAAACATAATTCGACAACTTTGAATTATCCTCCTGCACAACCATGGCAATGGACAGCAAACTATCCTACATCAGCAAATCATCAATTACTGAACGAAATGGAATCATCACATAATCACCATCAAGTATACTATAATACACATCATATGTTTCATCCAACAGGTAGTTCTACCACAGAATGGCATTCCCCATTATCGGCAACTGACAACTTATTACAAAGTACAAATGTGCAACAAATTATCAATGAGTCAAATGATGGCACTGCCATAGGTAACAGTGCAAGTTCTTGTCGAAGCACTAATTCTAGTGGTCCATCTACGATTGAGCTTGCAGCAATAAATGAATCTAGGCGAAGTATTAATGATCATCACATCGCCGACGGGGTACCATCTCCATCTTTAGTGACGTCGGGGAGTAATGCCTCAAGTCCTGAAGTTTCCTTATCGACATCATCAGTTCAAAATCCTTCAAATAATGCTGTGACTGGGATAGTAAATTCCGCCTATAATAACCACACATCTCCCGTAAAGACACAGTactacgaatggatgaaaaaacCTTCGTATCCCACTCAACCGGCTCCTg